Proteins co-encoded in one Klebsiella michiganensis genomic window:
- a CDS encoding gamma-glutamylputrescine synthetase — protein sequence METNIVEVENFVQHSEERRSSAFAREVNTFLERYPNTQYVDVLLTDLNGCFRGKRIPVAGLRKVEKGCYFPASVFAMDILGNVVEEAGLGQELGEPDRRCVPVPGTLTPSAADPEFIGQMMLTMLDEDGAPFDVEPRNVLNRLWQQLRQRGLFPVVAVELEFYLIDRQRDAEGYLQPPCAPGTDDRNTQSQVYSVDNLNHFADVLTDIDDLARLQLIPADGAVAEASPGQFEINLHHTDNVLDACDDALALKRLVRTVAEKHKMHATFMAKPYEEHAGSGMHIHISVLNNKGENVLADADGEDSALLKRALAGMIHLMPSSMALLAPNVNSWRRFQPGMYVPTQASWGHNNRTVALRIPCGDRDNHRVEYRVAGADANPYLVMATILAGILHGLDNDLPLQEEVEGNGLEQEGLPFPIRQSDALWEFTQNDHLRSLLGERFAHVFHACKHDELVQFERLITETEIEWMLKNA from the coding sequence CTGACCTGAACGGCTGCTTCCGTGGAAAACGTATTCCGGTGGCCGGACTGCGTAAGGTAGAAAAGGGCTGCTACTTCCCGGCGTCAGTGTTTGCCATGGATATCCTCGGCAATGTAGTAGAAGAGGCCGGGCTGGGGCAGGAGCTGGGTGAGCCGGATCGCCGCTGCGTACCGGTGCCGGGAACGCTGACTCCCTCGGCGGCCGACCCCGAGTTTATCGGGCAGATGATGCTGACCATGCTGGATGAAGATGGCGCTCCCTTTGACGTTGAGCCGCGGAACGTGCTGAACCGACTCTGGCAGCAGCTGCGCCAGCGTGGCTTGTTCCCCGTGGTAGCGGTAGAGCTGGAGTTCTATTTAATTGACCGCCAGCGCGACGCCGAAGGCTATTTACAGCCGCCCTGTGCGCCGGGCACCGACGACCGCAATACCCAAAGCCAGGTTTACTCCGTCGATAATTTAAACCACTTTGCCGATGTGCTGACTGACATCGACGACCTGGCTCGCCTGCAGCTGATCCCGGCCGACGGGGCGGTGGCGGAGGCCTCCCCCGGGCAGTTTGAAATCAACCTGCACCACACCGATAACGTGCTGGATGCCTGCGATGATGCGCTGGCGTTAAAACGCCTGGTGCGAACTGTCGCAGAGAAGCATAAGATGCACGCCACTTTTATGGCGAAGCCGTATGAAGAGCATGCGGGCAGCGGGATGCACATCCACATCAGCGTGCTGAATAACAAAGGTGAAAACGTGCTGGCGGACGCCGATGGTGAAGACTCAGCGCTGCTGAAACGCGCGCTGGCGGGCATGATCCACCTGATGCCGTCTTCTATGGCTCTGCTGGCGCCGAACGTGAACTCATGGCGTCGCTTCCAGCCGGGGATGTATGTCCCGACCCAGGCTTCCTGGGGGCATAACAACCGCACCGTGGCGCTGCGTATTCCTTGCGGCGACCGGGACAACCACCGCGTGGAGTATCGCGTGGCGGGGGCAGATGCCAACCCGTACCTGGTGATGGCGACGATTCTGGCCGGCATTTTACACGGGCTGGATAACGACCTGCCGCTGCAGGAAGAAGTTGAAGGCAACGGGCTGGAGCAGGAAGGGCTGCCGTTCCCAATCCGCCAGAGCGATGCGCTATGGGAATTTACCCAGAACGACCATCTGCGCAGCCTGTTGGGCGAGCGTTTCGCCCACGTTTTCCATGCGTGCAAGCACGATGAGCTGGTGCAGTTTGAGCGTTTAATCACAGAAACTGAAATTGAGTGGATGTTGAAAAACGCCTGA
- a CDS encoding AMP nucleosidase (Catalyzes the hydrolysis of AMP to form adenine and ribose 5-phosphate using water as the nucleophile), translated as MNNNVVCQGLTPAEALDKLEALYENSVTALRDAIALYTQQGTLPDVDARSDGLFVYPELRVSWDGVPRGPKNTRSYARFTHSGSYTTTVTRPALFKSYLNEQLSLLCEDYGVHIEVGPSQHEIPYPYVIDGLNLDRTMSAGLTRHFPTTELSQIGDETADGLFHPTEAWPLSHFDARRVDFSLARLRHYTGTPVEHFQPFVLFTNYTRYVDEFVRWGCQQILDPDSPYIALSCAGGTWLTAETEAPEEAISDLAWKKHQMPAWHLIDKNGSGITLINIGVGPSNAKTICDHLAVLRPDAWLMIGHCGGLRESQQIGDYVLAHAYLRDDHVLDAVLPPDIPIPSIAEVQRALYDATKQVSGMPGEEVKQRLRTGTVVTTDDRNWELRYSASALRFNLSRAVAIDMESATIAAQGYRFRVPYGTLLCVSDKPLHGEIKLPGQANRFYEGAISEHLQIGIRAIDLLRAEGEKLHSRKLRTFNEPPFR; from the coding sequence ATGAATAATAACGTTGTATGCCAGGGGCTGACGCCTGCTGAAGCCCTGGACAAGCTGGAAGCACTGTATGAAAACTCGGTAACCGCCCTTCGCGACGCGATTGCCCTCTACACCCAACAAGGCACGCTGCCGGACGTAGACGCGCGTTCCGACGGGCTGTTTGTCTACCCGGAACTGCGGGTCAGCTGGGACGGCGTTCCCCGCGGCCCGAAAAATACCCGCTCCTATGCCCGCTTTACCCACTCCGGCAGCTACACCACCACGGTGACGCGTCCCGCGCTGTTTAAAAGCTACCTGAACGAGCAACTGAGCCTGCTGTGTGAAGACTATGGCGTCCACATTGAAGTTGGCCCTTCTCAGCACGAGATCCCTTATCCTTATGTGATTGACGGCCTGAATCTCGACCGCACCATGAGCGCCGGGCTGACGCGCCATTTCCCGACCACCGAGCTGTCACAAATTGGCGATGAAACCGCCGACGGCCTGTTCCACCCGACGGAAGCCTGGCCGCTTTCGCACTTCGACGCTCGCCGGGTAGATTTCTCGCTGGCTCGCCTGCGCCATTACACCGGCACGCCGGTGGAGCACTTCCAGCCCTTCGTGTTGTTCACCAACTACACCCGTTACGTGGACGAATTTGTTCGCTGGGGCTGCCAACAAATCCTCGATCCGGACAGCCCGTATATCGCGCTGTCCTGCGCCGGAGGTACCTGGCTTACCGCCGAAACGGAAGCCCCGGAAGAAGCGATTTCCGACCTGGCGTGGAAAAAACACCAGATGCCGGCCTGGCACCTGATCGACAAAAACGGCAGCGGCATTACGCTGATTAACATTGGCGTTGGCCCGTCAAACGCCAAAACCATCTGTGACCACCTCGCGGTGCTGCGTCCGGATGCCTGGCTGATGATTGGCCACTGCGGTGGCCTGCGTGAAAGCCAGCAGATTGGCGACTACGTGCTGGCCCACGCCTACCTGCGTGACGATCACGTTCTGGATGCCGTGTTGCCGCCGGACATTCCTATTCCAAGCATCGCCGAGGTCCAGCGCGCCCTTTACGACGCCACCAAACAGGTGAGCGGGATGCCGGGCGAAGAAGTTAAACAGCGGCTGCGCACCGGCACGGTGGTCACCACCGATGACCGTAACTGGGAACTTCGTTATTCAGCTTCTGCGCTGCGCTTCAACCTCAGCCGCGCGGTGGCTATCGACATGGAAAGCGCAACGATTGCCGCCCAGGGTTATCGCTTCCGGGTGCCTTACGGCACGCTGCTGTGCGTTTCGGACAAACCGCTGCATGGCGAAATTAAGCTGCCGGGCCAGGCCAACCGTTTCTATGAAGGGGCGATTTCGGAGCACCTGCAAATTGGCATTCGCGCCATTGATTTGCTGCGTGCCGAAGGGGAAAAGCTGCACTCGCGCAAGCTGCGTACCTTCAACGAACCGCCGTTCCGTTAA
- a CDS encoding Putrescine importer PuuP: protein MATNSSVDMASQAGKPQLRKSLKLWQVVVMGLAYLTPMSVFDTFGIVSGISDGHVPASYLLALAGVLFTAISYGKLVRQFPQAGSAYTYAQKAISPHVGFMVGWSSLLDYLFLPMINVLLAKIYLSALFPEVPPWIWVVGFVCILTAANLKSVNLVANFNTLFVLVQIAIMVVFIILVVQGLHKGEGVGTVWSLQPFISENAHLIPVITGATIVCFSFLGFDAVTTLSEETPDAARTIPKAIFLTAAYGGIIFIVASFFMQLFFPDISRFKNPDAALPEIALYVGGKLFQSIFLCTTFVNTLASGLASHASVSRLLYVMGRDNVFPEKYFGYVHPKWRTPALNVIMVGIVALSALFFDLVTATALINFGALVAFTFVNLSVFNHFWRREGRNKTWREKLHYLILPLIGAATVAVLWVNLEVTSLTLGLVWAAVGILYLAFLTRRFRRPPPVFDASKAERAWE from the coding sequence ATGGCGACTAATTCCTCCGTAGACATGGCTTCGCAGGCGGGGAAACCGCAGCTGCGCAAATCTCTGAAACTCTGGCAGGTGGTAGTGATGGGGCTGGCCTATCTCACGCCGATGTCGGTGTTTGATACCTTTGGTATCGTGTCCGGCATCAGCGACGGTCACGTCCCGGCGTCCTACCTGCTTGCGCTGGCGGGGGTGCTGTTTACCGCCATCAGCTACGGCAAACTGGTGCGCCAGTTCCCGCAGGCCGGTTCAGCCTATACCTATGCTCAAAAGGCCATTAGCCCGCACGTTGGTTTTATGGTGGGCTGGTCGTCGCTGCTGGACTATTTGTTCCTGCCGATGATTAACGTTCTGCTGGCAAAAATTTACCTCTCGGCGCTATTCCCTGAAGTCCCGCCGTGGATTTGGGTGGTAGGTTTTGTCTGCATCCTGACGGCGGCCAACCTGAAGAGCGTCAACCTGGTGGCGAACTTCAACACCCTGTTTGTGCTGGTCCAGATAGCCATCATGGTGGTGTTTATTATTCTGGTGGTGCAGGGGCTGCATAAAGGCGAGGGCGTGGGCACCGTCTGGTCGCTGCAGCCGTTTATCAGTGAAAATGCGCACCTGATCCCGGTCATCACCGGCGCGACGATAGTCTGTTTCTCGTTCCTCGGTTTCGATGCGGTCACTACGCTGTCGGAAGAGACACCGGACGCGGCGCGCACCATCCCGAAAGCTATTTTCCTGACTGCGGCCTACGGCGGCATTATCTTTATTGTGGCATCGTTCTTTATGCAGCTGTTCTTCCCGGACATCAGCCGCTTTAAAAATCCGGACGCGGCGCTGCCGGAGATTGCGCTGTACGTCGGCGGCAAGCTGTTCCAGTCTATTTTCCTCTGCACGACCTTTGTGAATACCCTGGCTTCCGGGCTTGCCTCCCACGCCAGCGTTTCTCGCCTGCTTTATGTGATGGGGCGTGACAACGTATTCCCGGAAAAATACTTCGGCTACGTGCACCCCAAATGGCGCACCCCGGCGCTGAACGTGATCATGGTGGGTATTGTGGCACTGTCCGCGCTGTTCTTTGACCTGGTGACGGCCACGGCGCTGATTAACTTCGGTGCGCTGGTGGCCTTCACCTTCGTCAATCTGTCGGTGTTCAACCACTTCTGGCGTCGCGAAGGCCGCAACAAAACCTGGCGCGAGAAGCTGCACTACCTCATTCTGCCGCTCATTGGCGCGGCAACAGTGGCGGTGCTGTGGGTGAACCTCGAAGTGACGTCCCTGACGCTGGGCTTGGTGTGGGCCGCGGTGGGTATTCTGTATCTGGCCTTCCTCACCCGCCGCTTCCGCAGGCCACCGCCGGTGTTTGACGCCAGCAAAGCCGAACGCGCCTGGGAATAA
- a CDS encoding X-Pro aminopeptidase translates to MQHTSSLGALRALLRERELDGIIVPRADAHQSEYCAPHDNKLEFISGFTGSAGLALVLADRALLFVDGRYQVQARHQVNLQEFEIHHLHDEPLHLWLRDNLPAGKRIAFESLLMVNSQYENLRTSGCDLVALDDDPLDAIWPDRPAAPCGEIIAMPDDISGESSASKGARIAQTLSQAGADYLALTQPDNIAWLLNVRGSDIPMSPVPHSFALASARGDIEWFVAEGKLRKLDKAWLSGITIRPMAEFLARCQQVATGKHILIDADSAPVAVRFAVEQGGGSVLWAPDPVTLIKANKNETELAGYRDSHIEDGVAWVNFLAWLTREVPRREAAGNPVTELEAQEKQLSFRQQGSTFTEQSFSTISAAGSNAAMCHYHSSPETNFALTAAQFYLNDSGGQYINGTTDATRTLSFGELDATRRLHYTAVLKGFLALISLQFPQGAQGHQLDAFARRPLWELGLDYDHGTGHGVGHRLMIHENPHRMAKKVSPWPMLPGNIITIEPGYYLADTHGIRIENQVEVIASRPGFCKFASLTLIPIDLSAVDVDLLSPQDIAWLDDYHRQVRDTLSPRVNEEVREWLEAATLPVSQQRKQ, encoded by the coding sequence ATGCAACACACTTCATCACTCGGCGCGCTGCGGGCGTTGCTCCGGGAGCGCGAGCTGGATGGGATCATCGTGCCGCGCGCCGATGCCCATCAGAGCGAATACTGTGCGCCTCATGACAATAAACTTGAGTTTATCAGCGGCTTTACCGGTTCCGCCGGGCTGGCGCTAGTGCTTGCCGACCGCGCCCTGCTGTTTGTGGACGGGCGCTATCAGGTGCAGGCTCGCCATCAGGTGAATCTGCAGGAGTTTGAGATTCATCATCTGCACGACGAGCCGCTTCACCTTTGGCTACGAGATAACCTTCCGGCGGGCAAACGCATTGCCTTCGAATCGCTGCTGATGGTCAACAGCCAGTACGAAAACCTGCGCACCAGCGGCTGCGATCTGGTGGCGCTGGATGACGATCCGCTCGATGCTATCTGGCCAGATCGCCCGGCGGCACCCTGCGGTGAAATTATCGCCATGCCGGACGACATCAGCGGCGAAAGCTCTGCGTCAAAGGGGGCACGGATCGCCCAGACGCTGAGCCAGGCAGGAGCCGATTATCTGGCGCTGACGCAGCCGGACAATATCGCCTGGCTGCTGAACGTGCGTGGCTCGGACATTCCGATGAGCCCGGTGCCGCACTCCTTCGCGCTGGCGAGCGCCAGGGGCGACATTGAATGGTTTGTGGCGGAAGGCAAACTGCGGAAGCTGGATAAAGCCTGGCTCAGCGGCATCACCATCCGCCCGATGGCTGAATTCCTTGCCCGCTGCCAGCAGGTAGCGACCGGGAAACACATTCTCATCGACGCGGACTCTGCGCCGGTCGCCGTACGCTTTGCCGTGGAGCAAGGCGGGGGCAGCGTGCTGTGGGCGCCGGATCCTGTGACGCTTATCAAAGCCAATAAGAACGAGACCGAGCTGGCGGGCTACCGCGACAGCCACATCGAAGACGGCGTGGCCTGGGTGAATTTCCTTGCCTGGCTGACCCGAGAAGTGCCGCGCCGCGAAGCCGCAGGCAATCCAGTCACCGAGCTGGAGGCCCAGGAAAAACAGCTCAGCTTCCGCCAGCAGGGCTCCACCTTTACCGAGCAAAGCTTTAGTACCATTTCCGCAGCGGGCAGCAACGCCGCGATGTGCCACTACCACTCTTCGCCGGAAACGAATTTCGCCCTCACCGCCGCGCAGTTCTACCTCAATGATTCCGGCGGGCAGTATATCAACGGCACAACGGATGCCACCCGCACGCTCAGCTTTGGTGAGCTGGATGCGACCCGCCGCCTGCACTACACCGCCGTGCTGAAAGGCTTCCTGGCGCTGATTTCACTGCAGTTCCCGCAGGGGGCTCAGGGCCACCAGCTCGATGCCTTTGCCCGCCGCCCGCTGTGGGAACTAGGGCTGGATTACGACCACGGTACCGGGCACGGCGTCGGCCACCGGCTGATGATCCACGAAAACCCGCACCGTATGGCGAAGAAGGTGAGCCCGTGGCCGATGCTGCCGGGCAACATCATCACCATCGAGCCGGGTTATTACCTGGCGGACACCCACGGGATCCGTATCGAAAACCAGGTCGAGGTGATTGCCTCCCGGCCAGGCTTCTGCAAATTCGCGTCGCTGACGCTGATCCCTATCGATTTGTCCGCCGTCGACGTTGATTTGCTCAGCCCGCAGGACATCGCCTGGCTTGACGATTACCACCGGCAGGTGCGGGACACCCTCTCCCCACGGGTGAACGAAGAAGTTCGGGAGTGGCTGGAAGCCGCCACATTGCCCGTCAGTCAACAGCGCAAGCAGTAA